In Streptomyces sp. NBC_00704, a genomic segment contains:
- a CDS encoding DUF6243 family protein yields the protein MSKNINNPVGMGGGQRKKLSRAERQNNGPHRNLDRQGAADQKAELVRKMREKAGTAEGAGQTGDNTAQS from the coding sequence GTGAGCAAGAACATCAACAACCCCGTGGGCATGGGCGGCGGCCAGCGCAAGAAGCTGTCCCGCGCCGAACGGCAGAACAACGGTCCGCACCGCAACCTCGACCGCCAGGGTGCCGCCGACCAGAAGGCGGAGCTGGTGCGCAAGATGCGCGAAAAGGCCGGCACAGCCGAGGGTGCCGGGCAGACCGGCGACAACACCGCACAGAGCTGA
- a CDS encoding ATP-dependent nuclease, protein MTQPSDPRAIPGPRDGSAEPHGTVVPVPPRLTKAVIRNFRLLRRTELSFTDKVTLCVGRNNTGKTSLAKLFEFFVARKKAALRIEDFSADCYEEFLAAHRLFASGEAEQARDTVPAITLTLHISYDKDCGQYGPLAPFVVDLDPDCSEVVIRFAFALGDGALKEFFGGVPAGPDATATLEQLGRGIPKHFEMSVMAVDPTDEANVRPVDLADVRTLVRVDFVEAQRGLDDESDGHAAPIGAVFEQLLTAAEKSQNATWLEELAANIDRTLVDTSGSLDCSLQKVRERVAPTLKAFGYPGLANQEFVTAARLDSKRLLRNFARIHYPGVAGVRFPESYNGLGTRNLVMILLRLFTCYRDHTATSPESGIHLVFLEEPEAHLHPQMQEAFIQRLTYSVNLFPRIDAQMRATMPGQKGAVEESSTAIDSSPRWNAQFVVTTHSAHVANRGHFSDIRYFRKEEDTVESGSEPGPARTVIKDLSQVTGDERFLRKYLTLTRADLYFADKAILVEGASERIFVPAAEEKLAARRPEETPQHQYVTLMEVGGAHAHRFYPLLKVLGIPALIITDLDPVDDSEPKIRKCLVSESGRTSNQSIRAWSPEMSDITVAELLQRAETDPPIAGGSMCLAYQVPEEPGGPCGRTFEDAFALANRALFGISTGAAPAEELEQQARSSVETRHSKVDFALDHVLGDHDWQVPKYIRRGLEWLMAQDGTATKADVQ, encoded by the coding sequence ATGACCCAGCCCAGTGATCCGCGTGCCATCCCAGGCCCGCGAGACGGCTCCGCCGAACCACACGGGACCGTAGTCCCGGTGCCGCCCCGGCTCACCAAGGCGGTCATCCGCAACTTCCGGCTGCTCCGCAGAACCGAGCTTTCCTTCACGGACAAGGTGACACTGTGCGTCGGCCGCAACAACACGGGAAAGACCTCGCTGGCAAAACTGTTCGAATTCTTCGTGGCGAGGAAGAAGGCCGCGCTGCGCATCGAGGACTTCTCCGCCGACTGCTACGAGGAGTTCCTCGCCGCCCATCGCCTCTTCGCCTCGGGTGAGGCGGAGCAGGCGCGCGACACGGTTCCGGCAATCACCCTCACCCTCCACATCTCCTACGACAAGGACTGCGGCCAGTACGGACCCCTGGCCCCCTTCGTGGTGGACCTTGACCCCGACTGCTCCGAGGTGGTGATCAGGTTCGCCTTCGCGTTGGGGGACGGTGCCCTGAAGGAGTTCTTCGGCGGCGTGCCGGCGGGGCCGGATGCCACGGCCACGCTTGAGCAGCTGGGCAGAGGTATCCCGAAGCACTTCGAGATGTCGGTGATGGCGGTCGACCCGACCGATGAGGCGAACGTCCGACCGGTCGACCTCGCGGATGTGCGCACCCTGGTGAGGGTGGACTTCGTCGAGGCGCAGCGAGGGCTGGACGACGAGAGCGACGGGCATGCCGCACCAATCGGAGCGGTCTTCGAGCAACTGCTGACCGCGGCGGAGAAGAGTCAGAACGCGACGTGGCTGGAGGAGCTCGCCGCGAACATCGACAGGACACTCGTGGACACCTCCGGCAGTCTCGACTGCAGCCTCCAGAAGGTCCGCGAACGGGTGGCGCCGACGTTGAAGGCATTCGGCTATCCAGGTCTGGCCAACCAGGAGTTCGTCACGGCCGCCCGGCTGGACTCCAAGAGGCTGCTCAGGAACTTCGCGCGCATTCACTATCCGGGAGTGGCCGGTGTGCGGTTCCCGGAGTCGTACAACGGCCTCGGTACGCGGAACTTGGTGATGATTCTGCTCAGGCTCTTCACCTGCTACCGCGATCACACGGCGACCTCTCCGGAGTCGGGGATCCATCTCGTCTTCCTGGAGGAACCGGAGGCCCATCTGCATCCGCAGATGCAGGAGGCGTTCATCCAGCGACTCACGTACTCCGTCAATCTGTTCCCTCGGATCGACGCGCAGATGAGAGCGACGATGCCCGGGCAAAAGGGAGCGGTCGAGGAGAGCAGCACCGCAATCGACAGCAGCCCCCGGTGGAACGCTCAGTTCGTGGTGACCACCCACTCGGCACACGTGGCCAACCGGGGACACTTCTCCGACATCCGGTACTTCCGGAAGGAGGAGGACACCGTGGAGAGCGGAAGCGAGCCGGGGCCGGCTCGCACCGTCATCAAGGACCTGTCCCAGGTGACCGGCGACGAGAGGTTCCTCCGCAAGTACCTGACCCTCACCCGGGCCGACCTCTACTTCGCGGACAAGGCCATCCTCGTCGAGGGCGCCAGCGAGCGTATCTTCGTCCCGGCTGCGGAGGAGAAGCTGGCGGCGAGGAGGCCCGAAGAGACGCCCCAGCACCAGTACGTGACCTTGATGGAGGTCGGCGGGGCGCATGCCCACAGGTTCTATCCGCTGCTGAAGGTCCTCGGGATCCCAGCCCTGATCATCACGGATCTTGATCCCGTCGACGACAGTGAGCCCAAGATTCGCAAATGTCTGGTGTCCGAATCCGGACGCACGTCCAACCAGTCCATCAGGGCGTGGTCCCCCGAGATGTCCGACATCACGGTGGCCGAGCTGCTGCAGCGGGCCGAGACGGACCCGCCGATCGCCGGCGGCAGCATGTGCCTCGCCTACCAGGTGCCGGAGGAGCCCGGCGGTCCGTGCGGCCGCACTTTCGAGGACGCCTTCGCGCTGGCCAACCGGGCCCTGTTCGGTATTTCCACGGGTGCCGCTCCCGCCGAGGAACTGGAACAACAGGCCCGTAGCAGCGTAGAGACCAGGCACAGCAAGGTCGACTTCGCCCTCGACCATGTCCTCGGAGACCACGACTGGCAGGTCCCGAAGTACATCAGGCGCGGCCTCGAGTGGCTCATGGCACAGGACGGGACGGCGACGAAGGCGGACGTCCAGTGA
- a CDS encoding UvrD-helicase domain-containing protein, protein MTTEAEDVTHAILTALQAGRHFKVEAGAGAGKTSSLIEALQSILADRPRYLPRPHQRIACVTYTNVARDEIISRTDRSPYVFAETIHGFLWQLLSPFGKHLLRHIVELDLMLSKMEGHTSLDGYTVEYSTGFQKVDHDSRRVQLGHNDLPVLARAFFALPKFRALAADRFPIVFVDEYQDTPAGLAEAMLGTPGDEATARGPLCGFFGDHWQQIYDNACGALEDARPTSVFRRRNRRSQRAVVNLLNTMRPELTQTMASGVGEGTVAVYHTNEWAGTRLTHHRKGQLGWDAAHAARKWVLDDVRDRLWSTGASGHDAQGRAEEPSTKILMLTHETIAGELGYQKLHGAFRRNDSYVRKEDHAMAFFMDTLEPALLHHRNKRYGAMFDALDPRGRPPINSSADKQEWMAFLTKLGEARKTGTVGDVLDLCLEQQLFDGLGKVRERHRKAVSLSGTDPQAVSDDKAEARAAARSKEYQQLRQVPYAELLALSEHLGGGTPFATQHGVKGLEFNRVLAVVSKGHSRFQIPEMLANFSRRDELMDKELEAFIRARNLFYVACSRAREHLAILFTTKLEPAALDTLREWVGESRITLLRFDGDTVVGGE, encoded by the coding sequence GTGACGACGGAGGCGGAAGATGTCACGCACGCGATCCTGACGGCTCTCCAAGCGGGCCGTCACTTCAAGGTGGAGGCCGGTGCCGGTGCGGGCAAGACCAGCTCACTGATCGAGGCGCTCCAGAGCATCCTGGCTGACCGCCCCCGCTACCTCCCGCGGCCCCACCAGCGCATCGCCTGCGTCACCTACACCAATGTCGCCCGCGACGAGATCATCAGCCGTACCGACCGCAGCCCGTACGTGTTCGCCGAAACCATCCATGGTTTCCTGTGGCAGCTGCTCTCCCCTTTCGGCAAGCACCTGTTGCGCCACATCGTCGAGCTGGACCTCATGCTGTCGAAGATGGAGGGCCACACCTCACTGGACGGCTACACCGTCGAGTACAGCACCGGCTTCCAGAAGGTGGACCACGACAGCCGTCGGGTGCAGTTGGGTCACAACGATCTGCCCGTCCTCGCGAGGGCGTTTTTCGCCCTTCCCAAGTTCCGGGCTCTGGCTGCCGACCGGTTCCCGATCGTCTTCGTGGACGAGTACCAGGACACCCCCGCCGGTCTGGCGGAGGCCATGCTGGGCACGCCGGGCGATGAGGCCACTGCGCGCGGCCCCCTCTGCGGCTTCTTCGGGGACCATTGGCAGCAGATCTACGACAACGCGTGCGGGGCACTTGAGGACGCCCGCCCGACATCGGTCTTCAGACGGCGCAATCGGCGCTCGCAGCGCGCCGTCGTGAACCTCCTGAACACGATGCGTCCCGAATTGACGCAGACCATGGCGTCAGGAGTTGGCGAGGGCACCGTCGCCGTCTATCACACCAACGAATGGGCCGGGACGAGGCTCACCCACCACCGGAAGGGTCAGCTCGGCTGGGACGCGGCCCACGCGGCTCGGAAATGGGTACTGGACGACGTCCGCGACCGGTTATGGAGCACCGGGGCATCCGGTCACGATGCCCAGGGGCGGGCGGAGGAGCCCAGCACGAAGATCCTCATGCTCACGCACGAGACGATCGCCGGCGAACTGGGATATCAGAAGCTCCACGGGGCCTTTCGGCGTAACGATTCCTACGTGAGGAAGGAGGACCACGCCATGGCCTTCTTCATGGACACGCTGGAACCGGCCCTGCTCCACCACCGGAACAAGCGCTACGGCGCGATGTTCGACGCACTCGACCCCCGTGGCCGCCCACCCATCAACTCGTCGGCCGACAAGCAGGAATGGATGGCGTTCCTGACGAAACTGGGGGAGGCCCGCAAGACGGGCACGGTCGGCGACGTCCTCGACCTCTGTCTTGAGCAGCAGCTCTTCGACGGCCTGGGGAAGGTGCGCGAGCGTCACCGGAAGGCCGTGTCACTATCCGGCACCGACCCGCAGGCTGTGAGTGACGATAAGGCCGAAGCCCGGGCGGCGGCGCGGTCGAAGGAGTACCAACAACTGCGCCAGGTGCCGTACGCGGAGTTGCTGGCGTTGAGCGAGCACCTCGGCGGCGGCACGCCCTTCGCCACACAACACGGAGTCAAGGGACTGGAGTTCAACCGGGTTCTCGCCGTGGTCAGCAAGGGACACTCCCGCTTCCAGATCCCCGAGATGCTGGCTAACTTCTCCCGGCGCGACGAACTGATGGACAAGGAACTGGAGGCGTTTATCAGGGCACGCAACCTCTTCTACGTGGCATGCTCACGGGCCAGAGAGCATCTGGCCATCCTCTTCACCACGAAACTTGAGCCCGCTGCACTGGACACCCTTCGGGAGTGGGTCGGCGAGTCGCGGATCACGTTGCTGCGGTTCGACGGGGATACGGTGGTGGGTGGCGAATGA
- a CDS encoding argonaute/piwi family protein, which produces MISSVILDEPELEFGGAARHIDPRFGITNYGPADLGVADAPRAIRVGLVGPADQLDGLRQWLERCREPIAAKDEKYPHLFPEFPGCDTDRGLHTTLVFSDRNTRAISSRDLRAIETAGQPAALTKAVSIYAEEIRTLADENRVDVLLVARPEQLIDTASRSARGPKEADKLPARDTLDEPPPAPFANFHDLLKARLLHLRQPIQIIRRSTWEEATRPPEGHSRQDEASRAWNLHVALYYKAGGVPWRLLRSPADLTTCYVGVAFYRSDDGSSLSTSVAQVFNERGDGVIVRGGPARISRTDRQPHLVRADAHALLVHALGAYRREHHTAPARIVLHKTSAFTDDEAGGFQDAADERFIDTLEMSWITSSEGAAAFRPGDAPPLRGTLVTLGERELALYATGSIEFYRTYPGMYIPRPIGIRPVTPTRNPRELAAEVLALTKMNWNQTRLDGRLPVTLRTANQVKSVLRFCPPDQAVATRYAHYM; this is translated from the coding sequence GTGATCAGCTCGGTGATCCTTGACGAACCAGAACTGGAATTCGGGGGAGCGGCCCGGCACATCGATCCACGGTTCGGGATCACGAACTACGGTCCCGCTGATCTCGGCGTGGCCGACGCGCCCAGGGCGATCCGCGTCGGCCTTGTCGGTCCTGCGGACCAACTCGACGGGCTGCGCCAATGGCTAGAGCGCTGCCGGGAACCCATAGCGGCCAAGGACGAGAAGTACCCGCATCTCTTCCCGGAATTCCCCGGCTGCGACACCGACCGCGGTCTGCACACCACCCTTGTCTTCAGCGACCGCAACACGCGGGCGATCAGCAGCCGCGACCTGCGCGCCATCGAGACCGCCGGCCAGCCGGCAGCCCTGACCAAGGCCGTGAGCATTTACGCGGAAGAGATCAGGACCCTGGCTGACGAGAACCGTGTCGACGTCCTCCTGGTCGCCAGACCCGAGCAGCTCATCGACACCGCCAGCCGATCAGCCCGCGGCCCGAAGGAGGCCGACAAGCTTCCAGCCCGGGACACGCTCGACGAGCCGCCCCCGGCTCCGTTCGCCAACTTCCACGACCTGCTCAAAGCCCGGCTGCTGCACCTGCGCCAGCCCATCCAGATCATCCGACGCAGCACCTGGGAGGAAGCCACCCGGCCTCCCGAGGGCCACAGTCGCCAGGACGAGGCCAGCCGGGCCTGGAACCTGCACGTCGCCCTTTACTACAAGGCCGGTGGAGTCCCGTGGCGCCTCCTGCGCAGTCCCGCTGACCTCACGACCTGCTACGTCGGTGTCGCCTTCTACCGCAGCGACGACGGGAGCTCTCTGAGCACCTCCGTCGCGCAGGTATTCAACGAACGCGGGGACGGCGTGATCGTGCGCGGAGGGCCGGCGAGGATCAGCCGCACCGACCGCCAGCCCCACCTGGTCCGCGCCGACGCGCACGCCCTCCTGGTCCACGCCCTGGGCGCCTACCGGCGCGAGCACCACACCGCACCCGCGCGCATCGTGCTGCACAAGACCTCGGCCTTCACCGACGACGAGGCAGGCGGCTTCCAAGACGCCGCGGACGAACGGTTCATCGACACGCTGGAGATGAGCTGGATCACCAGCAGCGAAGGAGCCGCAGCCTTCCGTCCCGGAGACGCACCGCCCCTGCGCGGCACCCTCGTCACCCTCGGCGAACGCGAACTCGCGCTGTACGCCACCGGCAGCATCGAGTTCTACCGAACCTACCCCGGCATGTACATTCCGCGCCCGATCGGCATCAGGCCCGTGACCCCCACCCGCAACCCCCGCGAACTGGCAGCCGAAGTCCTCGCCCTGACCAAGATGAACTGGAACCAGACCCGCCTCGACGGCCGCCTGCCCGTCACCCTGCGCACGGCCAACCAGGTCAAATCCGTCCTGCGCTTCTGCCCGCCCGACCAGGCTGTCGCCACCCGCTACGCCCACTACATGTAG
- a CDS encoding DUF4365 domain-containing protein — MSSKEDEAMADRKTVTRQTFIGEKGIALIERRCLEMGHLFHPRRVDHGIDGHIDLVDPDSRAVLNLTLLVQSKAQDRRFSGETDDGFHYLCDQRDLDHWLSGNSPVILVFSHPESHEAWWVEVKAAFPDAVSRAARRVDIDKHTQRFDRDAAQALLRLAMPRTTGLYLRPASITEVLTTNLLPVIEMPPTVHLAPTTFTDYRAAGGALETQGRRESGWILRDNLVLSFHDLRDSPLRVLCDGDPERHETREWADSDDLDTQHRFADLLSRTVQGSYPELRWHKDRKHMHFRATSHLGPRKAGKGPGSRGRTVFGPHTSKSDPQRVGYYHHAALRMRFRRLDGVWYCQLEPDYCFTTDGYTEYPFADRLLAGIKRLDRHPAVRGWTRMWANYLRQEADLFTEARPVQFGELATMTVERGIDDLLWGPAPSGATPEDDQDPSAGGQESLDAVLAAADADTQDLLSLLQDGESDEGAPRRRSPGSKARSAGLRTPRQGRASGARRGR; from the coding sequence GTGTCCAGCAAGGAGGATGAGGCGATGGCTGATCGCAAGACGGTGACGCGCCAGACGTTCATCGGTGAGAAGGGCATCGCCCTGATCGAGCGACGCTGCCTGGAGATGGGCCACCTCTTCCATCCCCGGCGCGTCGATCACGGCATCGACGGACACATCGATCTGGTCGACCCCGACAGCCGCGCCGTGCTGAACCTGACCCTGCTGGTCCAGAGCAAGGCGCAGGACCGGCGTTTCTCTGGCGAGACGGACGACGGCTTCCACTATCTCTGCGACCAGCGCGATCTTGATCACTGGCTGTCCGGTAACTCGCCGGTCATCCTGGTCTTTTCCCACCCCGAGAGTCATGAGGCGTGGTGGGTGGAGGTCAAGGCGGCGTTCCCGGACGCGGTCAGCCGTGCTGCCCGCCGCGTGGACATCGACAAGCACACCCAGCGCTTCGACCGGGACGCCGCCCAGGCACTGCTGCGCTTGGCGATGCCGCGGACGACGGGCCTGTACCTGCGGCCCGCGTCGATCACCGAAGTGCTGACCACGAACCTGCTGCCCGTCATCGAGATGCCGCCGACCGTGCATCTGGCCCCGACGACCTTCACTGACTACCGCGCGGCCGGTGGCGCACTGGAGACGCAGGGCCGGCGTGAGTCCGGCTGGATCCTGCGGGACAACCTGGTCCTGTCGTTCCACGACCTGCGGGACTCGCCTTTGCGGGTGCTCTGCGACGGAGATCCCGAGCGGCACGAGACCAGAGAGTGGGCGGACAGCGACGACCTCGACACCCAGCACCGCTTCGCTGACCTGCTCTCCCGGACCGTTCAGGGCTCCTATCCGGAACTGCGGTGGCACAAGGACCGCAAGCACATGCACTTTCGCGCGACCTCGCACCTGGGGCCTCGCAAGGCGGGCAAGGGACCCGGATCACGCGGCCGGACCGTGTTCGGTCCGCACACCTCGAAGTCCGACCCACAGCGCGTCGGCTACTACCACCACGCTGCACTGCGCATGAGATTCCGGCGCCTGGACGGTGTCTGGTACTGCCAGCTGGAACCGGACTACTGCTTCACCACCGACGGGTACACCGAATACCCTTTCGCCGACCGGCTCCTGGCGGGGATCAAACGTCTCGACCGGCATCCGGCGGTCCGAGGCTGGACCCGCATGTGGGCCAACTACCTGCGCCAGGAGGCCGACTTGTTCACGGAAGCACGGCCCGTCCAGTTCGGCGAGCTGGCCACCATGACGGTCGAGCGCGGTATCGACGACCTGTTGTGGGGGCCGGCGCCGTCCGGGGCCACACCCGAGGACGACCAGGACCCGTCCGCCGGAGGGCAGGAAAGTCTGGACGCTGTACTGGCTGCCGCGGATGCGGACACCCAGGATCTCCTCAGCCTGCTCCAGGACGGCGAGAGCGACGAGGGTGCTCCTCGGCGAAGAAGCCCTGGAAGCAAAGCCAGGTCTGCAGGACTGCGGACGCCCCGTCAGGGACGGGCGAGCGGTGCGAGGCGAGGCCGGTGA
- a CDS encoding phospholipase D-like domain-containing protein has protein sequence MPTFSEDSLLAVRFGNARTGFDLVGIVDAALPVARITAEVLAQDSKDIPLLEEYVLRLVDQGERAPESIAGFLGLDVAMVNQTVAVLFGSDDLRWTAPVPGTAPVPRLRLTEKGRFTATKAAAIVPVRVSQSLVFDQMLWRASPYSRRSTISRDVATEAGMIMLPAARSGPVEDGEVTAEEITTLLQENGTTTREVLQVKSIVQTRTRHVLPVKLLVYADAERVDIELGVVIDGELSDRHEIELIGLGGAKGLGINVEREPERPLLEPDIEEARIPLQEVTQKRAEQAAVQLNSPAPLPLPAKPKALESQAEEIRAIGVFEHPELLDEALTSARKRILIISPWITGAIVTTAFVGKLERRLQRGVKVDIAYGYDDSENRTDPNAIRRLNNLAARYPEKLHVARLKSNHAKILLFDDAWVTTSFNWLSFKGDPDRTYRVEEGTLIRNREKSDVYYARYLELIGDNRR, from the coding sequence ATGCCAACGTTCAGTGAGGACAGCCTGCTGGCCGTCCGCTTCGGAAATGCCCGCACCGGCTTCGACCTCGTCGGCATCGTCGACGCGGCCCTGCCCGTCGCCCGCATCACCGCCGAGGTCCTCGCCCAGGACAGCAAGGACATCCCCCTGCTGGAGGAGTACGTCCTGCGGCTGGTCGACCAAGGGGAGAGGGCACCGGAATCCATCGCCGGGTTCCTCGGCCTGGACGTCGCCATGGTCAACCAGACCGTAGCGGTCCTCTTCGGCTCAGACGACTTGCGCTGGACCGCTCCCGTGCCCGGCACAGCGCCCGTTCCGCGGCTACGCCTGACCGAGAAGGGCCGCTTCACCGCGACGAAGGCGGCTGCCATCGTTCCGGTCCGGGTCAGCCAGTCCCTCGTCTTCGATCAGATGCTATGGCGGGCCTCCCCCTACAGCCGCCGCAGCACCATCTCCCGGGACGTGGCCACCGAAGCCGGAATGATCATGCTGCCTGCCGCGCGGTCCGGTCCAGTCGAGGACGGCGAGGTGACCGCCGAGGAGATCACTACCCTCCTTCAGGAGAACGGCACCACCACCCGCGAAGTCCTGCAGGTAAAAAGCATCGTGCAGACCCGGACCCGTCACGTCCTGCCGGTCAAGCTCCTCGTCTACGCGGACGCTGAACGCGTGGACATCGAGCTCGGTGTCGTCATCGATGGCGAACTGAGCGACCGCCACGAGATCGAACTGATCGGCCTCGGCGGCGCCAAGGGCCTCGGCATCAACGTAGAGCGCGAGCCTGAGCGCCCCCTGCTGGAACCCGACATCGAAGAGGCCCGGATCCCCCTGCAGGAGGTCACCCAAAAGCGCGCAGAGCAGGCCGCCGTCCAGCTCAACTCCCCGGCACCCCTACCCCTCCCCGCAAAGCCGAAGGCCCTAGAGTCGCAGGCAGAGGAGATCCGCGCAATCGGTGTCTTCGAGCACCCGGAGCTCCTCGACGAAGCCCTCACCAGCGCCCGGAAACGCATCCTGATCATCTCGCCGTGGATCACCGGCGCGATCGTCACCACGGCGTTCGTCGGCAAACTGGAACGCCGGCTGCAGCGTGGCGTGAAGGTGGACATCGCTTACGGCTATGACGACAGCGAGAATAGGACCGACCCGAATGCCATCAGAAGGCTGAACAACCTCGCTGCGCGATACCCCGAGAAGCTGCACGTGGCGCGCCTCAAGAGCAACCATGCCAAGATCCTCCTCTTCGACGATGCCTGGGTGACCACCTCCTTCAACTGGCTCTCCTTCAAAGGTGATCCGGACCGCACCTACCGGGTGGAGGAGGGCACCCTGATCCGGAATCGGGAAAAATCTGACGTCTACTATGCCCGCTACCTCGAACTCATTGGCGACAACCGCCGATAG